Proteins encoded by one window of Oenanthe melanoleuca isolate GR-GAL-2019-014 chromosome 20, OMel1.0, whole genome shotgun sequence:
- the YWHAB gene encoding 14-3-3 protein beta/alpha, with product MDKSELVQKAKLAEQAERYDDMAAAMKAVTEQGHELSNEERNLLSVAYKNVVGARRSSWRVISSIEQKTERNEKKQQMGKEYREKIEAELQDICNDVLELLDKYLIVNATQPESKVFYLKMKGDYYRYLSEVASGDNKQTTVANSQQAYQEAFEISKKEMQPTHPIRLGLALNFSVFYYEILNSPEKACNLAKTAFDEAIAELDTLNEESYKDSTLIMQLLRDNLTLWTSENQGDEGDAGEGEN from the exons ATGGATAAAAGTGAGTTGGTACAGAAAGCCAAGTTGGCCGAGCAGGCCGAGCGTTATGATGACATGGCTGCTGCTATGAAGGCTGTCACTGAGCAGGGACATGAGCTGTCTAATGAAGAAAGGAATCTCCTCTCCGTGGCCTACAAGAATGTGGTTGGTGCCCGTCGCTCGTCCTGGCGCGTGATTTCCAGCAttgaacagaaaacagagagaaatgagaAGAAACAGCAGATGGGAAAGGAATATCGTGAGAAAATTGAGGCTGAATTGCAGGATATCTGCAATGATGTTCTG GAACTCCTGGATAAATACCTTATTGTCAATGCCACGCAGCCAGAAAGCAAGGTCTTCtatttgaaaatgaaaggtGATTACTACAGATACCTCTCAGAGGTGGCATCTGGGGACAATAAGCAAA CAACGGTAGCAAACTCCCAGCAAGCTTATCAGGAGGCATTTGAAATTAGCAAGAAAGAGATGCAGCCAACACACCCCATTCGACTCGGTTTGGCTCTAAATTTCTCTGTCTTCTACTATGAGATCCTAAATTCTCCTGAAAAAGCCTGTAATCTGGCAAAGACG GCATTTGATGAAGCGATAGCAGAGCTGGACACGCTGAATGAAGAGTCTTACAAAGACAGCACCCTGATCATGCAGCTGCTTAGGGACAACCTCACT CTATGGACGTCGGAAAACCAGGGAGATGAaggggatgctggggagggagagaacTAA